Proteins found in one Streptomyces sp. NBC_00461 genomic segment:
- a CDS encoding purple acid phosphatase family protein, which translates to MGVPEQLAERMSMAEQHEYLRARFSRRNLMRGGAVTIGAVAGGAFVPGAVAQAAVPTQRSAPATEHVDGSLVAPFGRHLAYGKDASTEMTVSWQVPVAVKKPFIRIGAHPWDLSRKIEAEVRTLYTPAGVGASGDHTQYYVHARLSHLRPGKTYYYGVGHQGFDPAEPHLLGTLGTFRTAPSHKEPFTFTAFGDQGVSYHGLANDSLILGQNPSFHLHAGDIAYADPAGAGKTADTGFDSRVWDQFLAQTESVAKSVPWMVSYGNHDMEAWYSPNGYGGEEARFTLPDNGPDKAHLPGVYSFVHGNTAIISLDPNDVSFEIPANLGISGGTQTKWFEAQLKKYRAAKDIDFIVVFFHHCAYCTSTAHASEGGVRQEWVPLFEKYTVDLVINGHNHQYERTDVIKGDKVTKKLPIGETAYPETEGVVYVTAGAAGRSLYAFTAPDSYEGHLNEVDSVASFINTKDGKVNETVAWSRVRYLNYSFLRVDVEPAPRGHYAKLKVSGIAETGDRIDHFTVARKAK; encoded by the coding sequence ATGGGAGTACCGGAGCAGCTCGCCGAGCGCATGAGCATGGCCGAGCAGCACGAGTACCTGCGCGCAAGATTCTCGCGGCGCAACCTGATGAGAGGCGGCGCCGTGACGATCGGCGCCGTCGCCGGTGGCGCGTTCGTGCCGGGTGCGGTCGCCCAGGCGGCCGTACCTACACAGCGCTCCGCCCCCGCGACCGAGCACGTCGACGGCTCGCTCGTCGCCCCCTTCGGCCGCCACCTCGCCTACGGCAAAGACGCCAGCACCGAGATGACCGTCTCCTGGCAGGTCCCGGTCGCGGTGAAGAAGCCCTTCATCCGCATCGGCGCCCACCCTTGGGACCTCTCCCGCAAGATCGAGGCCGAGGTCCGCACGCTCTACACGCCGGCCGGCGTCGGCGCGAGCGGCGACCACACGCAGTACTACGTGCACGCCAGGCTCAGCCACCTGCGCCCCGGCAAGACGTACTACTACGGCGTCGGCCACCAGGGCTTCGATCCCGCCGAGCCGCATCTGCTGGGTACCCTGGGCACCTTCAGGACCGCGCCCTCGCACAAGGAGCCGTTCACCTTCACGGCCTTCGGCGACCAGGGCGTCAGCTACCACGGCCTGGCCAACGACAGCCTGATCCTCGGCCAGAACCCCAGCTTCCACCTGCACGCCGGCGACATCGCCTACGCCGACCCGGCGGGCGCGGGCAAGACCGCCGACACCGGCTTCGACTCGCGGGTGTGGGACCAGTTCCTCGCCCAGACCGAGTCGGTCGCCAAGTCCGTGCCGTGGATGGTCAGTTACGGCAACCACGACATGGAGGCCTGGTACTCGCCCAACGGCTACGGCGGCGAGGAGGCGCGCTTCACGCTCCCCGACAACGGGCCGGACAAGGCGCACCTGCCGGGCGTGTACTCCTTCGTCCACGGCAACACGGCGATCATCTCGCTGGACCCGAACGACGTCTCCTTCGAGATCCCGGCCAACCTCGGCATCTCCGGCGGCACCCAGACCAAGTGGTTCGAAGCCCAGCTGAAGAAGTACCGGGCCGCGAAGGACATCGACTTCATCGTCGTGTTCTTCCACCACTGCGCGTACTGCACCTCCACCGCGCACGCCTCGGAGGGGGGCGTGCGACAGGAGTGGGTGCCGCTGTTCGAGAAGTACACCGTGGACCTGGTCATCAACGGCCACAACCACCAATACGAGCGCACCGACGTCATCAAGGGCGACAAGGTCACCAAGAAGCTGCCCATCGGCGAGACCGCGTACCCCGAGACCGAGGGCGTCGTCTACGTGACGGCGGGCGCCGCGGGCCGCAGCCTGTACGCGTTCACCGCGCCGGACTCCTACGAGGGGCACCTGAACGAGGTCGACTCCGTCGCCTCCTTCATCAACACCAAGGACGGCAAGGTCAACGAGACCGTCGCCTGGTCGCGGGTGCGCTACCTCAACTACTCCTTCCTGCGCGTGGACGTCGAGCCCGCGCCGCGGGGTCACTACGCCAAGCTGAAGGTGTCGGGCATCGCCGAGACCGGTGACCGCATCGACCACTTCACGGTGGCGCGCAAGGCCAAGTAA
- a CDS encoding lysine N(6)-hydroxylase/L-ornithine N(5)-oxygenase family protein, which yields MTARPENPATTHDFVGIGLGPFNLGLACLTEPIDELDGVFLESKPDFEWHAGMFLDGAHLQTPFMSDLVTLADPTSPYSFLSYLKERGRLYSFYIRENFYPLRVEYDDYCRWAANRLSSIRFSTTVTEVTYEDGHYLVRTDAGDVHRARHLVLGTGTPPHIPEACQGLDGDFIHNSRYLRHKRELQKKESITLVGSGQSAAEIYYDLLSEIDVHGYRLNWVTRSPRFFPLEYTKLTLEMTSPEYIDYYRELPEATRYRLTAEHKGLFKGIDGDLINEIFDLLYRKNLGGPVPTRLLTNSALTGARHANGTYTLSFRQEEQEKDYELDSQGLILATGYRYTEPEFLRPVRDRLRYDSRGNFDVARNYSIDSTGRGVFLQNAGVHTHSITSPDLGMGAYRNSCIIRQLLGTEYYPVEKTVAFQEFAI from the coding sequence TTGACCGCGCGTCCTGAAAATCCGGCCACCACCCATGACTTCGTGGGGATCGGGCTCGGCCCGTTCAACCTCGGCCTGGCCTGTCTCACCGAGCCGATCGACGAACTCGACGGCGTCTTCCTGGAGTCGAAGCCGGACTTCGAGTGGCACGCGGGCATGTTCCTGGACGGCGCCCACCTCCAGACCCCGTTCATGTCGGACCTGGTCACCCTCGCCGACCCGACCTCGCCGTACTCCTTCCTCAGCTACCTGAAGGAGCGGGGCCGGCTGTACTCGTTCTACATCCGCGAGAACTTCTACCCGTTGCGGGTCGAGTACGACGACTACTGCCGCTGGGCGGCGAACCGGCTGAGCAGCATCCGCTTCAGTACGACGGTCACCGAGGTGACGTACGAGGACGGGCACTACCTCGTCCGCACCGACGCCGGTGACGTCCACCGCGCCCGCCATCTCGTCCTCGGCACGGGCACCCCGCCCCACATCCCTGAGGCCTGCCAGGGTCTGGACGGCGACTTCATCCACAACTCCCGCTATCTGCGGCACAAGCGGGAGCTGCAGAAGAAGGAGTCGATCACCCTGGTCGGCTCCGGCCAGTCCGCGGCCGAGATCTACTACGACCTGCTCAGCGAGATCGACGTCCACGGCTACCGGCTGAACTGGGTGACGCGCTCCCCCCGCTTCTTCCCGCTCGAATACACCAAGCTCACGCTGGAGATGACGAGCCCGGAGTACATCGACTACTACCGCGAACTCCCGGAAGCCACCCGCTACCGCCTCACCGCCGAGCACAAGGGCCTGTTCAAGGGCATCGACGGCGACCTGATCAACGAAATCTTCGACCTGCTCTACCGCAAGAACCTCGGCGGCCCCGTCCCCACGCGCCTGCTGACCAACTCCGCCCTCACCGGCGCGCGTCACGCGAACGGCACGTACACCCTCTCCTTCCGCCAGGAGGAGCAGGAGAAGGACTACGAGCTGGACTCCCAGGGCCTGATCCTGGCCACCGGCTACCGGTACACCGAGCCGGAGTTCCTGCGCCCGGTCAGGGACCGGCTGCGCTACGACTCCCGGGGCAACTTCGACGTCGCCCGCAACTACTCCATCGACAGCACGGGCCGGGGCGTCTTCCTGCAGAACGCCGGCGTGCACACCCACAGCATCACCAGCCCCGACCTGGGCATGGGCGCGTACCGCAACAGCTGCATCATCCGTCAGCTGCTCGGCACCGAGTACTACCCGGTCGAGAAGACCGTCGCGTTCCAGGAGTTCGCCATATGA
- the desA gene encoding lysine decarboxylase DesA, whose product MRSHLLNDTTAEQYRRSVTDGVERVAAKLAATKRPFTGVTVDALAPRIERIDLDAPLHDTAAVLDELEEVYLRDAVYFHHPRYLAHLNCPVVIPAVLGEAVLSAVNSSLDTWDQSAGGTLIERRLIDWTTARIGLGPAADGVFTSGGTQSNLQALLLAREESKTDSLADLRIFASEVSHFSVKKSAKLLGLGPDAVVSVPVDRDKRMQTVALARELERCRKDGLVPMAVVATAGTTDFGSIDPLPGIAELCGQYDTWLHVDAAYGCGLLASLRYRDRIDGIERADSVTVDYHKSFFQPVSSSAVLVRDASTLRHATYHAEYLNPRRMVTERIPNQVDKSLQTTRRFDALKLWMTLRVMGADGIGELFDEVCELAAEGFGLLAADPRFDVVVEPTLSTLVFRYIPAAVTDPAEIDRANLYARGALFASGDAVVAGTKVGGRHYLKFTLLNPETTTADITAVLDLIAGHAEQYLGESLDRAS is encoded by the coding sequence ATGCGCTCGCACCTGCTCAATGACACGACCGCGGAGCAGTACCGCCGCTCCGTGACGGACGGCGTCGAGCGGGTGGCGGCCAAACTCGCCGCCACCAAGCGCCCGTTCACCGGCGTCACGGTCGACGCCCTCGCTCCCCGTATCGAGCGGATCGACCTCGACGCCCCGCTCCACGACACCGCGGCGGTGCTCGACGAGTTGGAGGAGGTCTACCTCCGCGACGCGGTCTACTTCCACCACCCCCGCTACCTCGCCCACCTCAACTGCCCGGTCGTCATCCCGGCGGTGCTCGGCGAGGCCGTCCTGTCCGCCGTCAACTCCTCCCTCGACACCTGGGACCAGTCGGCCGGCGGCACCCTGATCGAGCGCAGGCTCATCGACTGGACGACGGCCCGCATCGGTCTGGGCCCGGCCGCCGACGGCGTGTTCACCTCGGGCGGCACCCAGTCCAACCTCCAGGCGCTGCTGCTGGCCCGCGAGGAGTCCAAGACCGACAGCCTCGCCGACCTGCGCATCTTCGCCTCCGAGGTCAGCCACTTCAGCGTGAAGAAGTCCGCGAAACTGCTCGGGCTCGGCCCGGACGCCGTCGTCTCGGTCCCCGTCGACCGGGACAAGCGCATGCAGACCGTCGCGCTCGCCCGTGAGCTGGAGCGCTGCAGGAAGGACGGCCTGGTCCCCATGGCCGTCGTCGCCACCGCGGGCACCACCGACTTCGGGTCCATCGACCCGCTGCCCGGGATCGCCGAGCTGTGCGGCCAGTACGACACCTGGCTGCACGTCGACGCGGCCTACGGCTGCGGGCTGCTCGCCTCCCTCAGGTACCGGGACCGCATCGACGGCATCGAACGCGCCGACTCGGTCACCGTGGACTACCACAAGTCCTTCTTCCAGCCGGTGAGTTCGTCCGCCGTGCTGGTCCGGGACGCCTCGACGCTGCGCCACGCGACCTACCACGCGGAGTACCTCAACCCGCGCCGCATGGTCACCGAACGCATCCCCAACCAGGTCGACAAGTCCCTGCAGACCACTCGCCGCTTCGACGCCCTCAAACTGTGGATGACGCTGCGGGTGATGGGCGCCGACGGCATCGGCGAACTCTTCGACGAGGTCTGCGAGCTGGCCGCCGAGGGCTTCGGTCTGCTCGCCGCCGACCCACGCTTCGACGTCGTCGTGGAGCCCACGCTCTCCACCCTCGTCTTCCGCTACATCCCGGCCGCCGTCACCGACCCGGCCGAGATCGACCGCGCCAACCTGTACGCCCGGGGTGCCCTGTTCGCCTCCGGCGACGCGGTGGTCGCGGGCACCAAGGTGGGCGGCCGCCACTACCTCAAGTTCACCCTCCTCAACCCCGAGACCACGACGGCCGACATCACCGCCGTCCTCGACCTGATCGCCGGCCACGCCGAGCAGTACCTGGGAGAGTCCCTTGACCGCGCGTCCTGA
- a CDS encoding beta-N-acetylhexosaminidase, translating into MRRHHRTTPRMARVLGSLLLVAAAGAFTAGAAPAPQVKAAPLDRVVPAPASVTPGGSPYRITRDTHIRVDDSREARRVGEYLAGILRPSTGYRLPLTAHGGGGIRLRLEKGGFGAEGYRLDSGGKGVTITAAEPAGLFRGVQTLRQLLPAAVEKESVQRGPWLVAGGTIKDSPRYAYRGAMLDVSRHFFTVDQVKRYIDELALYKVNKLHLHLSDDQGWRIAIDSWPRLATYGGSTQVGGGEGGHYTKADYKEIVRYAASRYLEVVPEIDMPGHTNAALASYAALNCDGVAPPLYTGTDVGFSSLCVGKDITYDFVDDVIRELAAITPGRYLHIGGDEAHSTSHEDYVKFMDRVQPVVAKYGKTVIGWHQLTGAHPVKGAIAQYWGLDDTDAAEKAQVAKAAQNGTGLILSPADRIYLDMKYTEDTPLGQDWAGLVEVRRAYDWDPGNYLAGAPSSSVRGVEAPLWTETIVTNADIDYMAFPRLPGVAELGWSPASTHDWDTYKVRLAAQAPRWEALGISYYRSPQVPW; encoded by the coding sequence GTGAGACGGCACCACAGAACGACTCCCCGTATGGCCCGCGTCCTCGGGTCCCTGCTGCTCGTCGCTGCGGCCGGCGCCTTCACCGCGGGCGCGGCACCCGCACCGCAGGTGAAGGCGGCCCCGCTGGACCGGGTGGTTCCGGCTCCCGCGTCGGTCACGCCGGGCGGATCCCCGTACCGCATCACCCGGGACACGCACATCCGTGTGGACGACTCGCGCGAGGCGCGCCGCGTCGGTGAGTACCTCGCGGGCATCCTGCGGCCCTCCACCGGCTACCGCCTGCCCCTCACCGCGCACGGCGGGGGCGGCATCCGACTCCGCCTGGAGAAAGGCGGGTTCGGCGCTGAGGGCTACCGCCTGGACAGCGGCGGCAAGGGCGTCACCATCACCGCCGCCGAGCCCGCAGGCCTCTTCCGCGGCGTCCAGACCCTGCGCCAGCTGCTCCCGGCGGCCGTCGAGAAGGAATCTGTGCAGCGCGGACCCTGGCTGGTCGCGGGCGGCACGATCAAGGACAGCCCGCGCTACGCCTACCGCGGGGCGATGCTCGATGTCTCCCGCCACTTCTTCACCGTGGACCAGGTCAAGCGCTACATCGACGAGTTGGCCCTCTACAAGGTCAACAAGCTGCATCTGCACCTGAGTGACGACCAGGGCTGGCGCATCGCCATCGACTCCTGGCCACGCCTCGCGACGTACGGCGGCTCGACCCAGGTCGGCGGCGGCGAGGGCGGCCACTACACCAAGGCCGACTACAAGGAGATCGTCCGGTACGCCGCCTCCCGCTATCTGGAGGTCGTCCCCGAGATCGACATGCCCGGCCACACCAACGCGGCCCTCGCCTCGTACGCCGCCCTGAACTGCGACGGCGTGGCGCCCCCGCTCTACACCGGCACCGACGTCGGCTTCAGCTCGCTGTGCGTCGGCAAGGACATCACGTACGACTTCGTGGACGACGTCATCCGCGAGCTGGCCGCCATCACGCCGGGCCGCTATCTTCACATCGGCGGTGACGAGGCGCACTCCACCAGCCACGAGGACTACGTGAAGTTCATGGACCGGGTGCAGCCCGTCGTCGCCAAGTACGGCAAGACGGTGATCGGCTGGCACCAGCTGACCGGCGCACACCCGGTCAAGGGCGCCATCGCCCAGTACTGGGGGCTGGACGACACCGACGCGGCGGAGAAGGCGCAGGTCGCGAAGGCCGCGCAGAACGGGACGGGGCTGATCCTCTCGCCCGCCGACCGGATCTACCTCGACATGAAGTACACCGAGGACACCCCGCTCGGCCAGGACTGGGCCGGCCTGGTGGAGGTGCGGCGCGCCTACGACTGGGACCCGGGCAACTACCTTGCCGGAGCGCCGAGTTCGTCGGTCAGGGGCGTCGAGGCGCCGCTGTGGACCGAGACGATCGTGACGAACGCCGACATCGACTACATGGCTTTCCCGAGGCTGCCCGGAGTGGCCGAGCTCGGCTGGTCGCCGGCTTCCACGCACGACTGGGACACCTACAAGGTGCGTCTTGCTGCGCAGGCTCCGCGGTGGGAGGCGTTGGGGATCAGCTACTACCGATCGCCGCAGGTGCCTTGGTGA
- a CDS encoding GNAT family N-acetyltransferase, which translates to MTFAFRPLDPLQDAELLHGWVTHPKAVFWMMRDATPVDVERAYTEIAADEHHHALLGLDADGVPAFLMEKYDPANRELVGLYEPLPGDIGMHFLTPPAEKPVHGFTRSVITAVMAHLFEDPAVERVVVEPDVSNRAVHALNEAVGFVPDREIQKPEKRALLSFCTRGQFEKATVSA; encoded by the coding sequence ATGACCTTCGCCTTCCGTCCCCTCGACCCCCTCCAGGACGCCGAGCTGCTGCACGGCTGGGTCACCCATCCCAAAGCGGTCTTCTGGATGATGCGGGACGCCACGCCGGTGGACGTCGAGCGCGCCTACACGGAGATCGCGGCCGATGAGCACCATCACGCGCTGCTCGGGCTCGACGCGGACGGCGTGCCCGCCTTCCTGATGGAGAAGTACGACCCGGCCAACCGTGAACTGGTCGGCCTGTACGAGCCGTTGCCCGGCGACATCGGCATGCACTTCCTCACCCCGCCGGCCGAGAAGCCCGTCCACGGCTTCACCCGGTCCGTCATCACCGCCGTGATGGCGCACCTCTTCGAGGACCCGGCGGTGGAGCGCGTCGTCGTCGAACCGGACGTCTCCAACCGGGCTGTGCACGCCCTGAACGAGGCCGTCGGGTTCGTGCCCGACCGGGAGATCCAGAAGCCGGAGAAGCGGGCGCTGCTGAGCTTCTGCACCCGCGGGCAGTTCGAGAAGGCGACGGTGTCCGCATGA
- a CDS encoding IucA/IucC family protein has protein sequence MTLADAVAHLSPERWEKANRLLIRKALAEFAHERLITPERDGDTYVVRSDDGLTRYRFTTTRHALDHWQVDAGSVTRHRDGTELPLAALDFFIELKGALGLSEAVLPVYLEEISSTLSGTCYKLAKPQIPVAELARGGFQAIESGMTEGHPCFVANNGRLGFGIHEYLSYAPETASPVRLVWLAAHRSRAAFTAGVGIEYESFVRDELGEKTVERFDGVLREKDLDPADYLLIPVHPWQWWNKLTVTFAAEVARGRLVCLGEGDDEYLAQQSIRTFLNRSHPEKHYVKTALSVLNMGFMRGLSAAYMEATPAINDWLAQLVEGDPVLKATGLSIIRERAAVGYRHLEYEKATDRYSPYRKMLAALWRESPVSGLRDGESLATMASLVHVDHEGASFAGALIEQSGLAPTEWLRHYLRAYFTPLLHSFYAYDLVYMPHGENVILVLEDGVVRRAIYKDIAEEIAVMDPDAVLPPAVERLRVDVPEDMKLLSVFTDVFDCFFRFLAANLAGEGILEEDDFWRTVAEVTRAYQESVPELADKFEQYDMFVPEFALSCLNRLQLRDNEQMVDLADPSGALQLVGTLKNPIAGL, from the coding sequence ATGACCCTCGCCGACGCCGTGGCCCACCTCTCCCCCGAACGCTGGGAGAAGGCCAACCGCCTCCTCATCCGCAAGGCTCTCGCCGAGTTCGCCCACGAGCGGCTGATCACGCCGGAGCGGGACGGTGACACGTACGTCGTCCGCAGCGACGACGGTCTGACCCGCTACCGCTTCACCACCACCCGCCACGCCCTCGACCACTGGCAGGTGGACGCCGGGTCCGTCACGCGCCACCGTGACGGCACCGAACTCCCGCTCGCCGCCCTGGACTTCTTCATCGAGCTGAAGGGCGCCCTGGGTCTGAGCGAGGCGGTCCTGCCGGTCTATCTGGAGGAGATCTCCTCCACCCTCTCCGGCACCTGCTACAAGCTCGCCAAGCCGCAGATCCCGGTCGCCGAGCTGGCGCGCGGCGGCTTCCAGGCCATCGAGAGCGGTATGACCGAGGGCCACCCCTGCTTCGTCGCCAACAACGGACGGCTCGGCTTCGGCATCCACGAGTACCTGTCGTACGCCCCCGAGACCGCGAGCCCGGTCCGCCTGGTGTGGCTCGCCGCGCACCGCTCGCGGGCGGCGTTCACGGCGGGCGTCGGGATCGAGTACGAGTCCTTCGTACGGGACGAGTTGGGCGAGAAGACGGTCGAGCGATTCGACGGCGTCCTGCGCGAGAAGGACCTCGACCCCGCCGACTACCTCCTCATCCCCGTCCACCCCTGGCAGTGGTGGAACAAGCTCACCGTCACCTTCGCCGCGGAGGTCGCGCGCGGCCGTCTCGTGTGCCTGGGCGAGGGCGACGACGAGTACCTGGCCCAGCAGTCCATCCGGACCTTCCTCAACCGGTCCCATCCCGAGAAGCACTATGTGAAGACGGCCCTGTCCGTCCTCAACATGGGCTTCATGCGCGGACTGTCGGCCGCCTACATGGAGGCCACCCCCGCCATCAACGACTGGCTGGCCCAACTCGTCGAGGGCGACCCGGTGTTGAAGGCCACGGGTCTGTCGATCATCCGCGAGCGGGCCGCCGTCGGCTACCGGCACCTGGAGTACGAGAAGGCGACGGACCGCTACTCGCCGTACCGCAAGATGCTCGCGGCGCTGTGGCGCGAGAGCCCGGTCTCCGGTCTCCGGGACGGCGAGTCACTGGCCACGATGGCCTCGCTCGTCCACGTCGACCACGAAGGTGCGTCCTTCGCGGGCGCGCTGATCGAGCAGTCGGGGCTCGCGCCGACGGAGTGGCTGCGCCACTACCTGCGGGCGTACTTCACCCCGCTGCTGCACAGCTTCTACGCCTACGACCTGGTCTACATGCCGCACGGCGAGAACGTGATCCTGGTCCTTGAGGACGGCGTGGTCCGGCGCGCGATCTACAAGGACATCGCCGAGGAGATCGCCGTCATGGACCCGGACGCGGTGCTGCCGCCGGCGGTCGAGCGGCTGCGCGTGGACGTACCGGAGGACATGAAGCTCCTCTCGGTCTTCACGGACGTCTTCGACTGCTTCTTCCGCTTCCTCGCCGCGAACCTCGCGGGTGAGGGGATCCTGGAGGAGGACGACTTCTGGCGCACGGTCGCGGAGGTCACCCGCGCCTACCAGGAGTCGGTGCCCGAACTCGCCGACAAGTTCGAGCAGTACGACATGTTCGTCCCCGAGTTCGCGCTGTCCTGCCTCAACCGGCTCCAGCTGCGCGACAACGAGCAGATGGTCGACCTGGCGGATCCGTCGGGCGCCCTCCAGCTGGTCGGAACCCTCAAAAATCCCATCGCCGGGCTCTGA
- a CDS encoding DUF4429 domain-containing protein gives MAEIIQKDGTWAFDGDAVRLTPGRDRNVSLLRRTLGELVVPLGALAGISFEQGRKSGRLRLRLRDGADPLLHASGGRLTEPNDPYQLLVEADRYGVAEYFVEEVRNALLLDGVPSDPVTEYLLPGPSVPLSVAAGDGAATFDGEHIRLEWNWKTEDAKAAAGARTLAVTDVVAVEWQPAAGLENGHLRFNVRHAPTKAPPKYDPNSVELWGFKKDPLMALIAAAVQARLRHPSAATTATTADVPPPESPERLVSAGGREDDHDALLRRLRELGELHRTGVLTDEEFALAKQAVLKRM, from the coding sequence ATGGCGGAAATCATCCAGAAGGACGGCACGTGGGCCTTCGACGGCGATGCCGTGCGACTGACGCCCGGCCGGGACAGAAACGTCAGCCTGCTCCGCCGGACCCTGGGCGAACTCGTCGTCCCGCTGGGGGCGTTGGCGGGGATCTCGTTCGAGCAGGGCAGGAAGTCGGGACGGCTCAGGCTGCGGCTGCGCGACGGTGCCGACCCGCTGCTGCACGCCTCCGGCGGACGGCTCACCGAACCCAACGACCCCTACCAGCTGCTCGTCGAGGCCGACCGCTACGGCGTCGCCGAGTACTTCGTGGAAGAGGTGCGCAACGCCCTGCTGCTGGACGGCGTTCCGTCGGACCCGGTGACCGAGTACCTGCTGCCCGGCCCGTCCGTCCCGCTCTCCGTCGCCGCCGGGGACGGCGCCGCGACCTTCGACGGCGAGCACATCCGCCTGGAGTGGAACTGGAAGACGGAGGACGCCAAGGCGGCTGCCGGCGCCCGCACCCTGGCCGTCACGGACGTCGTCGCCGTGGAGTGGCAGCCGGCGGCCGGTCTGGAGAACGGGCATCTGCGCTTCAACGTGCGCCACGCGCCCACCAAGGCGCCGCCCAAGTACGACCCCAACTCCGTGGAACTGTGGGGCTTCAAGAAGGATCCGCTGATGGCCCTGATCGCGGCGGCCGTACAGGCACGGCTGCGGCATCCCTCGGCGGCCACGACGGCCACCACGGCCGACGTGCCTCCCCCCGAGTCCCCCGAGCGGCTCGTGTCCGCCGGCGGGCGCGAGGACGACCACGACGCGCTGCTGCGGCGGCTGCGCGAGCTCGGCGAGCTGCACCGCACGGGCGTGCTGACGGACGAGGAGTTCGCGCTGGCCAAACAGGCGGTCCTCAAGCGCATGTAG
- a CDS encoding siderophore-interacting protein: MTAAVAAPFRFFSLRVVRTRRLGPSLVRVTFGGDDLHAFQSDGCDQSLSLFLPHPGQREPAVPCELGESWWQGWRELPDGVRAVMRSYTLRALRREPDEPDEIDIDFVLHTPAGPASAWAARAAAGDRVVLLGPAIADNRAIRFRPPEDTDLTLIWGDETALPAVSAILESLPAGARARVWLEVPDSGDIQDLPTGADAEITWLVRDASGAEGSPMALGALRGAQLPPAEHPYVWIAGESGCVKALRRHFVGERGIDRRRVTFVGYWRRGMSEEELRAAE, from the coding sequence ATGACTGCGGCCGTCGCCGCCCCCTTCCGGTTCTTCTCCCTCCGTGTCGTGCGGACGAGGCGGCTCGGACCGTCTCTGGTGCGCGTCACCTTCGGCGGGGACGATCTGCACGCGTTCCAATCCGACGGGTGCGACCAGTCCCTGTCCCTCTTCCTGCCGCACCCGGGGCAGCGTGAGCCCGCCGTGCCCTGCGAACTCGGCGAGAGCTGGTGGCAGGGCTGGCGTGAACTCCCGGACGGAGTACGGGCGGTGATGCGGTCGTACACCCTGCGCGCCCTGCGCCGTGAGCCCGACGAACCCGACGAGATCGACATCGATTTCGTGCTGCACACCCCGGCCGGCCCCGCCTCCGCGTGGGCCGCCCGGGCCGCCGCCGGTGACCGTGTCGTCCTGCTCGGCCCGGCGATCGCGGACAACCGGGCGATCCGCTTCCGGCCGCCCGAGGACACCGATCTGACGCTGATCTGGGGTGACGAGACCGCTCTGCCCGCCGTCTCGGCGATCCTGGAGTCGCTGCCGGCCGGTGCCCGCGCCCGGGTGTGGCTGGAGGTGCCCGACTCCGGGGACATCCAGGACCTGCCGACGGGGGCGGACGCGGAGATCACCTGGCTGGTCCGGGACGCGAGCGGCGCCGAGGGGTCCCCCATGGCCCTCGGCGCCCTTCGCGGCGCCCAACTGCCGCCCGCCGAGCACCCGTACGTCTGGATCGCCGGCGAGTCCGGGTGCGTGAAGGCACTGCGGCGGCACTTCGTCGGGGAGCGGGGGATCGATCGACGGCGGGTGACGTTCGTCGGTTACTGGCGGCGCGGAATGTCCGAGGAAGAACTGCGCGCCGCCGAATAG